Below is a window of Desertibacillus haloalkaliphilus DNA.
TAGCTCAAAAATAATAATTGACGAGATATCATGTATCTCTTTTTCGCTTGGCTTTTTGTTCAGTTTTCAAAGAACAACCATGTCGTGTTGACGACAATTAACAATTTACCATAACTAGTATGAGATGTCAAATTGTTTTTAATAATTTTTTTTGATTGAATGAACTATTTGTCAATCATCCTATCAACAAGCTTGACCAAAGTCAACTTTTATTATACATACTATTTTAAGTTAATACGATTTTTTGTCGTATTTATAACGGATATATTTTGCGCAATCTTTCGGTGATGCAACACGACGGTAAATCCCAAACGTAATCTGATACTTCTCTTCCATTGCTCGCTTGACTACATCATCGATTCTCGGATCCGTTAAATCTAATAACAGTTCCTCCATCTCCTTCTTTAACAAATACTCAATCTCTTGCGCCTCTTTATGATTCAAAAGAAATCCTAGCACATTCATCACCCCTTGACATTATCTTAAAAAAGTAACTCCTATGATTATTTTCCACAATGTCCAATTTTATTCATATACATTTTCCCTGTGCATAAAGTTATCTTAGAGGATTTGGACAGGGAGGTTACTTATGAAATTTATTTGGGTTTGGAATGGGAAAAAGATAAAACAGCTATCAATTATTCTTATTGCCGCCTTTTTTACCGCAGGATTACTTTACGTCGAGCGCGATCAATTGATGGTCTTCTCTACTTCAGAAGGCCCACAGGCATTTTACAAAGCTGATATTGAAGAAAAAAAAATTGCTCTTACCTTCAACATTAGTTGGGGAGATAATCGAACACTTCCAATTTTAGATGTATTAAAGGATCGAGACGTAGAAAACACAACTTTTTTCCTTTCAGGTGCATGGGCTGAACGGCACCCTGATGTCGTTGAACGCATCGTAGAGGATGGCCATGAAGTTGGAAATCACGGGTTTCAGTATAAAGACTATCCTGGATGGGATGATCAGAAAATCCGCCGTGACATACGTACAAGTCATGACATTCTATCTGAAATGATTGATGATAATCCGACATTACTACGGCCACCAAACGGAAATTTTGATAAGGATGTTTTAAACCTTGCCGATGCCGAAGGATATACAATTGCACACTGGAGCATAGATTCTAAAGATTACACAAATCCCGGTGTTGATCAAATTGTTGACAATGTTTTACAACAGGTCGATCCTGGTGAAGTCATTTTAATGCATGCATCTGACTCAGTAAAACAGACACATAAAGCTCTACCAATTATCATTGATCAACTCAAAAATGAAGGATATGAGTTCGTTACGATAAGCGAATTAATTGCAAGTACAGACACAAAAACTGAAGAAATCGACTAAAAAAAGAAGGTTGATCTTCTATTAAAGATCAACCTTCTTTCTGATTAACTCCAGTTAAACGATGTAAAATTAAAAGTTGCCATGTATTTGCTGCAAGCAATGGCGCAAAATATAACCATAGCCACTTAGGGTCATTAACTGTAAGTGCAGGCACCCATTCAACCGTTGTGATTACGATGATAAAAAACAACGCGGGAATAAAGGCTCCTTGATGAGTATCTTTACTTTTCAAGTAAGCAACAATCAAACCATAAATCAATAAAAAGGCAGGTGTAATCATATAGCCAAAGATTGTCTCAGTTTCAGTGGCAAAGGCTACATAACGAAAATATACTAAATCAAAAATCACAAATGCGATAAGTAAAACTTGTACACGATTCCAGAGTCTATGCGACTTAAAAAGACCTAACGCTAAACGATGAACGGTTAAATAGGCGAAGAAGCCCATCTGACTAATTAAACTAAACGTTGCACTAATTCCAAGCAACCAGATCAGTCCAACAAAGAAATTCATAAAACCTTCGCCTGTATAGGTCGACCAGTCAATCACAAGTCCGACAATAACCCCACTTATTGAACCAACTAAAAGTGTTGAAAAAAATAAATAAACAACTTTACGACTATTCACGTTGTTGTTCCTCCAAAATTATTACTTTATTGCAATTTCGATTGTACCAATGACAGCTCTAAAAAGCTAGGCACAGTCAGTCGCAATGTATAATTTTTCGCTAAATATTTCATATTAATGACAAAATGGTTGAAAGGAGCAGAGGGTATGCGAAAAATTGTGAAACTGCTCATCATTTCTACTTTATTCTCAGTAATTGTCGGGTGTGCCGCAGCAGATGATGGAGGGAATAACGGCTCACCAGATTATGAAAGCACGAAAAATATGATGGTTGATATGTTGAAAACTGATGATGGAAAGCAGGCAGTTCAAGAGGTTATTAGTGATGAAGAGGTACAAAAAGAATTGATTATGGATCAAGCCCTTGTAAAACAAACGATCCAAGACACATTAACATCTGAAGAGGGAAAGCAATTTTGGCAAGAAACGATGCAAGATCCTGAATTTGCAAAAACATTTGCTGAAACAATTCAAGAAGAAAATGAACGTTTGTTAAAATCACTTATGAAAGATCCTGAATACCAAGCAATGATGACCGACATTCTAAAAGCACCAGAGATGGAAGAAGAATTTTTAGAGATTATGAAGACAAAAGAATATCGCCAACAAGTTATGACTGTCATGTCAGACGCCTTCGAAAGTCCATTTTTCACCGCCAAAGTTAATGAAATTCTTTCAAAAGTAGCTGAGGAACAAATGAAAAAAGAGGACGAAGGAGGAGAAGGCGAAGGTAGCGGTGACGGTGGAGGTGGCGGCAGTTAAAGCAAAAGCTCCTCAAATGAGGAGCTTTTTTCTTATTTCTGGTCTTTTTCTATAATTCGTTCTGCAATCTGACTATAAATTTGACCAATTGGGTGTTCCTTACCATAAACGGATGGAGCAAAATCCTTTTCATCAATTTCTGGTTGTCCTAATGGTATTTGGCCAAGTACTTCTGTTTTCAACTCTTCTGAAAGCCGCTCACCGCCACCTTGTCCGAACACATATTCACGTTCTCCAGTAAGCTTGCTTTCAAAGTATGACATATTCTCAACGACACCTAGGATTTCATGGTGTGTCTTAATCGCCATTGCTCCTGCTCTAGCCGCTACAAATGCAGCTGTTGCATGTGGTGTCGTCACAATGATCTCCTTGCTGTGCGGAAGCATCGTATGAATATCTAACGCAACATCTCCAGTTCCCGGTGGAAGGTCAAGGATTAAGTAATCTAATTCTCCCCACTCTACTTCACTAAAAAAGTTATTTAACATTTTACCTAGCATCGGACCACGCCAAATAACTGGAGCATTATCTTCGACAAAGAAGCCCATAGAAATAACCTTAACACCAAATCGCTCTACAGGGTGAATTCGTTCTCCGACCACTTTAGGGCGCTCTTCAATCCCCATCATATCCGGTACACTGAAACCATAAATGTCAGCGTCAATAATACCGACCTTCTTCCCAAGGCGGGCAAGCGTTGTCGCTAAGTTCACTGACACTGTTGACTTACCAACACCACCCTTACCACTCGTTACAGCGATAAAGGTTGTTTTTGTCCCTTCAGATAGTAACGAATCTCCTCCAGGTTGTGACTGAGTATCGGCACCACCATGCTTTTTCACTTCTTCATCTGATAATTGTTCAAAGCGTAATCCAACAGACTCAGCCCCCGCTCCTTTAACAGCGTTTACAATTTGCTGTTGAAGCTGCATTTGCTCTGGTGTTCCTGTTCTTGCTAATGCGATCTTCACGCTGACATTGCTGTCTTTAATTTTCATCTCACGAATGCCATCAGTTTCAACAATGCTTTTATTTAAATCGGGGTCGATTACGTCCTTTAACGCATCCAAAACTTGTCCTTCAGTTAACATCTAGACACCATCCTTTGTCAATTCAATTACATCCCTAGTATAGCATAACATGATGTTTGAATACTTTAGGAAGTCTTTGAATTCAACGTAAAATTATGAGGATGGTATAGGTTCATCGGTATGATAGCGTAAAATCCCCTGATAAATCGAGGCGGCAACTTTTTGCTGATATTCGGTCGTTTCCAGCAATTCTGCTTCACTTGGGTTCGATAAAAAGCCAACTTCAATAAGTACCCCAGGTATTTGGGCTCGTTTTAATAAGTAGACACTTCCAATTGGCTTTGCGGAGCGATTTGTATTTTCTAGGTTTCGTCTAATCTCGTCTTGTACAAATTTTGCCAAAGGTTCATTCTCTTCTATCGCTCGATTATAGAAGGTCTGTGCACCTCTCCATTTCGGTGAAGGTATCGCATTAAGATGGACACTAACGAACATATCACCATCCGACTCATTCACTAATTGAACACGTCGTTTTAAATCTTGGACTTTACGATTGCGGATCCCTTGCAAATCTCCATCAGCAAGGTCTTGGTCTTCCTCTCTGGTCATTAACACCAATGCCCCTGCTTCCTGTAAATAATCACGTAATTGAAGACTAATATCCAATGTAACATCCTTTTCTAGTAGACCACTTTTAGATACTGCCCCCCCATCAACACCACCGTGGCCAGGATCCAAAATAATCACTTTACCCGATAACGGTAAGCGCCATGTAGACCAAGAATCATTACTTAAAAACTGATATTGTATAATGAATAACAAGGTGACAACCCCGAGAGCAAAAGCTCCACCTTTCAGCCACTTCTCCATCTCTTCCCCTCCTATATAGCTTCTAATTATATATATAGGGACAAGGGGAATTTTATGAAATGAATTTAATGAAGGCGGAGCCTATATCTTTTTTCACCCTCACTAAAGCCTTTTTCCCACCAGTGATACACATACGTCTCAACAGCGACAAATAGCGAATCCGCAACAAAATCTGCTTGATATGTCCACCCTTGTAATAGCTCAAACAGTGAACTAATTAACTCATGAATATCAGGAAAACACCGCTTCCGCACCTGATTCATCGTTTCACCGTAATAACCAAAACGGCTAAATTCAGCACCTAATAAATAGGCATCAATCGCTATATCAATACATGGATCTTCTAAGAATGGATGACGTAAGTATTGGGTTGGAAATAAATATTTAAAATGCTCTTTCACGCCTTCACTTATTTCTTTTAATGACAACTCTCGGAGGACTTTCCGTTCAAATAACCAACGCTTCTTTCTTTGCTTCTCCGCAAACGTTGTAATAACTGTCATCCCTACTCACCTCTTCCTTTTTTCGTTTAGTATCAAGCAAATATTCCAACCTCATGCAATGGAAATACTGTTGAAACTAACCAGTAAAGGGAGCTCAAGATTTTTAGGTGGGGCAGTATACAAAGTGCAGATGTAAAGGTACAGAAAAATTTTAAAGAGGATAGGACAACAGGTTCGTTTTTACCTTTTGTCCCATCCTCAATCTTTCCAAGTATACTATTATCCCTTTAATATTTCATATTGGCGAATCACTTCTTTTGTAATTTCACTATCTTCGTTAAGGTTACTTACAGACTTCAAGACAGCTGCTACTCCGTTCTCCTCAATCATCCCCTGCAGCTCAACTGCTTGCTTATCCTCAGGGTCATCAAACATTAGTGCAGCAGCAATCGCCTTGGCTAAATTTGAATAGGATAGCCCTTCTTTGTATGCCTCTGTTATTGGACGAACCAATCTGTCTTCAGGCCCTAACTTACGAATTGGTGCTCTTCCTACTCTCGTTACACTATCATTCAAATAAGGGTTTTTAAAGCGGTCAATGTTCTTATTAATATAAGATAAATGCTCTACTTCATCCATTGCATAGCGTTTAATTAAATAAGCACCCGTCTCCTTAAGAGTCTCTTCGACCTGATTTGCAATCTCTGGATCTGCTAACGTTTTATCTATCGTTTCCTTACCTTCAATGTATCCGAGGTAAGCAATAACTGCGTGACCCGTGTTTACAGTAAATAATTTTCGTTCAATAAACGGGGCAAGATCCTCAACAATTTTCATGCCTTTGACAGGAGGAATACTTTCCTTCGTTTCTACAACCCATTCATAGTAAGGCTCAACTAACACATCTAGTGAATCTTGATTTTGAATTGGCACAATACGATCAACAGCGGAATTAAAGAAGTAGACCCTTCCTTCCAATAATCCCTTTATTTCTTCGTTTAGATGATCTAATATATGCTTCTTTAAAATGTCAGTTGCTCCGATTTGATTTTCACATGCAATCACATATAGCTTTTCTTCGGTTTTAACAACGCGCTCCGCTATCCCACGAGCAATTAATGGTGCAATTCGTGGCAAAATGTCTGGACCAATAGCTGTCGTTACGTAAGTTGCGTCTTGAATCGTTTTTACTACCTCATTCTCTTGGGTCATATTATTTAATCCAGACACATGATCAACCTGCATTACCTCTTCCTGTTCAGTCGCTAATTTTACTTGATAACTGTTTTCCTCATTTAATTTGTTAATGATCTGTTCGGCTATATCAATAAATGTTACATGATAGTTAGACTGAGAAAATAATGCTCCTATAAAACCTCTACCTATGTTTCCTGCTCCAAAGTGGACGGTTTGCTTCAACATCATCATTCCTTTATCAAGTTATTTTGTAGGTAATCTAAAAACAAATCTTCCAACTTCTTTCGTATCATTGCTTTGTTTGAAGATGAATATATGATCATCGTCGCATCACTTTCAATCAAGCTTGTACTGATGATACTAAGTATTTCCTTTTCTCTACTACTCATGCTCTTAGGTGCCAACATGAGAAGAACCGTTTTCATTTGTATTTTCTCTCCATCCATCCCTTTAATTGTACTAGGCTGACCTAAATGAGCAACTTGGAATAGTAGTTCCTGAACACTTTCATCACTACAATGATACAGACCCATATTTGTGTTGGGTATACCTAGACCACCTTTGCGCTCTCTTTCCTCTAACTGCTTAATCACAGCATCCGTATTTTTAACTAAACCAACTTCTTCAGCTTCTCCGACCATGTCTCTTAGAACCTTCCAGTGGTCCCGAGCATCAGGTAATCGATAAACCCTTAGATTATTTAGAATCGCGTCCATACTCGAATGAACATCTTTAATTTCTTGCAACAGGTCATTTACATTTAACTGGTTTCTTCTCGTTACGGCCTCCTGCGGTTTCTCAGGGTTTAAATATTGTTTTTTGCTTGTTACACTCTCTAAGTTCGTCTGTAAATAATTTCGAATAAAACCGATATCTTTTTCACTTAACAACGGGCTTACAAGAATATAATCAACATCTGTAAATGGAAGTCGAATCGTTGAAATGACAATATCATATTCATTAAGATTTGCAGATTGAAAATCTTTAATCGACAAAATATCGATAGCAGCAATCTCGACTAACTCTTTCTTGATACGGCTAGCGAGCATTTTAGAGGCTCCAATGCCTGTAGGACAAACAACCACAGCCTTGATCCTCACGTTCTCTTCATTCATTAGCAGAGCCGAACCAAAATGAAGAACGATAAAAGCAACTTCCTCGTCTGGAAAGCTAATGTCCGTAAACTCCTTTTCGAGACTTTGTCTTACTGCTATAAATAAAACAGGATACTTCTTTTTGATTTCTTCTGTTAAAGGGTTAAACAAATCCATCTTCTGTTTTAAGCGGAAGATCGAAGGCTCCATATGTGCCAATAAGCCTTGATACAAAGAAAAATCATCCGATAAATCGACAAGAAGCTTGGATGAGACATCCTGGATAACATTTTGAATCATCCGGCTTAGTAATATACTGTCATAATATACGACATCTTCTACACCGACCTTCGAACCTGATAATATCATGGTCAAGAAAGCGATATCGCTATCAATGATCTCAACCGATAGTTTTTCTTGCAGCTTCTCACAAATCATTTCCATTAACTTATGTTCATAGGTACGCTCTTCGTCTGATTGCGGTTTGTTCTCCAAGTCAAAATTGTTCTCCGTTCGCTGAATGGCTATACAAATATGTACAATAAGTCCTACATAATCACTATCAATTAGTTTGAGTTGTCCCTTGTTCAGCCTTTGACTAACAACTTGATCAACGACAGCTAGGTATTGTGGAGAAAAATAACCTAACACTTGTTCAGCAATTTGATCTCCTTTTTGCATCAAATATAAGCTTTCAATTAAATCCTCATAAAAGTAGACTAAAAAATAGCTAGCAAGAGCATGGCGTTTGTTAGCTTCAGTTCCTATTAGCTCTATTCCTACCCCTCTTTTTCTCGTAAGGATAATTGAAGAATGACTCAACCAACCTGCCAAATCATCCATATAAGTCGTTAACGTTGCTGAGCTAATTCCTAACTGATTCGCAAGCACTTGCTTTTTAAACGTAGGCCCTTCATGAAATAAGATTAGTAACAAACTCAACTTTCTTTTTTCAGGGCTTTCATCTGTTGGACTAACACCCGTTAAATGTTGCATTAATCTATAAATATGTTCATTTTTGCCTTTAATAAAGTATCGATCATGATCGGTACGTTCTAGCGTTAACTCAAATTGTCTTAAAACCTTATCAACAGATTTTAAATCCCTTTGAATTGTTCTCACACTAACGTTTAAGAATGAAGCTAGAGTGTGAACGGTATGGTTTTTTGACGTTCGAACAATTAAATCGATGATAGCCTTTTCCCTTGACGTAATAAACATTCTTTCCACTCATTTCTTTTATAAGCGCTTTTATTACATTAGAAAACCGTGTAAAAAGAAGAACAGAAAGGCAGGAGTCCCCGCCTTTCTTATTTGTTTGTTTATTTACTATTGATGATATCCTTTAATTCTTTTGCGGTTTTAGCTTGTACCATTTGATCTACATTCTCTTGTTCTGAACAAATGACTGCGATTCCTGAAAGGATCTCTAAGTGTGTTCCATCTTTTCCAGCAATTCCGAAGATCATTTTGGCTTTTTCCCCGTTAAATTCTACTCCATTTGGTACTTGAATAACTGTAAAACCAGATTTGATCACGGCTTTTTTCGCCTCTTCAGTCCCATGTGGAATTGCTACATTATTGCCCATGTAAGTTGTTGTAATTCCCTCTCGTTCAATCATTGCATCAACATAGCTATCTTCTACGTATCCAGCCTTAACTAACGCTTCTCCCGCAAATCGGATCGCTTCTTCTTTTGTAGCAAACTCCTGACCGATAAAGATGTTCTCCTCTAGCAATAGATCATCATCTTCATCCATGTTTGGTTCGACATCAACTGCATCTTTCTCAGATTCCTCGACAAGCTCGGCTTGTTCTTCAGTGATACCACCTTGTAGAGTTGCGATTAGTTTGTCGTATTCAGGGCTTGATAAGAAGTTATCAACTGAAATGTGGTATGCATCTGGTAGTTTGCTCGTAGCACGAGGTGTCAATTCTTCCTGAGTAATGACAACTTGAGCATCAGCTGGAAGGTTACTAATTGCTGTATTCGTAACCGATATATCCAATCCAGCTTCTTTAACCTTTTTACGAAGTAATGAAGCCCCCATCGCACTTGAACCCATACCAGCATCACATGCAAAAACAATTTTATTAACTTCTCCTGGTAGCTTTCCTGGATTCTCAGCAGATACCTGCCCAGCTACAGAGCTTTTCTTACCTTTCATTTGTTCCATCTTCTGCGCAGCTTGATTAATATCCTCGTCTTGTTTCTTGCTTGTTTTCAACACGATTGCTGAAATTATGAATGATACCGCACCTGCTACGATGACAGCTGCAAAGTTTGCTACATAAGCCATTCCTTCTGGAGGAGTGACCGCTGTAATCGCTAGGATACTTCCTGGAGATGCCGGTGCAACCAGTCCTCCACCTAATAAGACTAATGTAAAGACTCCACTCATTCCACCAGCGACAACAGAAACAAGAAGCATTGGTTTCATTAGAACATACGGGAAGTAAATCTCATGAATTCCACCAAAGAAGTGAATAATCGCTGCTCCTGGGGCTGATTGTTTAGCAGTACCTCTACCAAACAACATGAAAGCTAAAAGTACGCCTAGACCAGGTCCCGGATTTGACTCTAGCAAGAATAAAATTGACTTTCCAGCCTGCTGTACCTGCTCCAAACCGATTGGTGTTAGCACACCATGATTAATCGCGTTATTTAAAAATAAAATTTTCGCGGGTTCGATTAAAATACTCGTTAATGGCAATAACCCCGCATCAATCAGCCAGTCAACACCTGTAACAAGTACGGCTGTAAAAGCATTAACCGCCGGACCAACTCCTAAGAGCGCCAGTACGGCAAGGATACCACCAAGAATTCCAGCAGAAAAGTTGTTAACGAGCATCTCAAATCCAGACCTTACTTTTCCTTCAATCGCTTGGTCGAATTTTTTTATGACATAAGCTCCTAATGGTCCCATCACCATGGCACCTAAAAACATCGGAGTATCTGGTGCCCCAACAATGACCCCCATTGTAGCAATTGCACCAACTACTCCACCACGTTGATCATGAACAAGCTTACCGCCCGTGTAACCGATTAATAAAGGTAACAGGTAGGTAACCATTGGACCAACTAAGGCAGCAAGGGTTTCATTCGGAAAGAAACCTGTTGGAATAAATAATGCTGTAATTAATCCCCAAGCTATAAAAGCACCAATGTTCGGCAAAACCATTGAGCTCAGGAAGTTACCAAACTTCTGTACTTTAACTTTAATATTTGATTGCGCCACTTTATTTCTCCCTTTCATAAAAAATGATAATAACTAACTGTTTTAATCATAGGTTACATAATGTAACTGGTTCAACCATTATGAAAGCTAACTTTGTCGCGAATGTACTGACAAACCTATTGTTTCTCAAATGCGAGTCCCTATTCTTCTAATTCAAGAAATCAATTGTAGTCATCAGCGTTTTTTTACTCCGTGCTTTTACTTCTAGTTCCAATCTAAGGCGGCGCGAGTAAGCCAACTTTGCCGATTGTCCATCCTTGCGGCGCACTCCGTACCCTTTTCATAATAAAAAAGACCCCCAAACCAAAAGGTTTGAGAGCCTTGAAACGCCTGTATTAACGTTTTGAGAACTGAGGTGCACGACGTGCTGCTTTAAGACCGTATTTCTTACGTTCTTTCGCACGAGCATCACGTGTTAAGAAACCAGCGCTCTTTAGTGCTGCGCGGTACTCAGGATCAGCTTGTAATAATGCACGAGCTACACCGTGACGGATTGCTCCAGCTTGTCCTGTGTATCCTCCACCATTAACAGTAACTAGAACATTGTATTGTCCTTCTGTTTCAGTTTCAACAAGTGGTTGCTTAACGATTAATTTTAAAGTTTCTAATCCAAAGTATTCATCTAACTGACGACCGTTAATAACGATGCTTCCATCACCAGGAACTAAACGTACACGAGCAACAGAATTCTTGCGTCGACCAGTACCGTAGTATTGTACTTGTGCCAAAGTAATACCCTCCTTATAAATTATCCACGAAGTTCGTAAACTTCTGGTTTTTGTGCTTGATGGTTATGCTCACTGCCTGCATAGACATGTAATTTCATACCTTGTTTACGTCCAAGTGTATTCTTAGGTAGCATACCTTTAATAGATTTCTCAAGTAATCGCACTGGGTTCTTTTCACGTAACTCACCAGCAGTGATTGACTTAATTCCACCTGGATGTCCAGTGTGACGGTAGTAAACTTTATCTTTAGCTTTATTACCTGTTAACTCAATTTTTTCTGCATTAATAATAATAACATGATCTCCTGTATCCACATGTGGAGTAAATGTAGGTTTATGTTTACCACGAAGGATAGAGGCAACTTCACTTGAAAGACGACCTAAAGTTTGACCTTCAGCGTCAATTACATACCATTTACGTTCAACTTGGTTTGGCTTTGCCATATATGTCGTACGCATGATTTTCCCTCCTAAAACGTTCACTTTCAAATTTTATTTATATCCGTTGTCTTTTGAAACATTCCGAAACCCGGGGCTAGTGGGTTTTTAGAATTACCATAGTTCATATTATAACATTTAAACACCCATGTCAATGTTTTGTTACACAAGGATCAGTTGTTATATTCAACCCGCCATAAATATAACCCTTGACCTGGTGCTGTTTTTCCAGCTGACTCTCTTCTCTTAGCTTCTAAAATATTTTTTATATCATCGGGATGCCTTTGTTTATTCCCTACTTCTAGCAATGTTCCAACTAGAATTCTCACCATATTATACAAAAAACCATTACCAACAAAACGCATGACTAACTCGTCTTCCGTTTCATACAGTTCA
It encodes the following:
- the cwlD gene encoding N-acetylmuramoyl-L-alanine amidase CwlD encodes the protein MEKWLKGGAFALGVVTLLFIIQYQFLSNDSWSTWRLPLSGKVIILDPGHGGVDGGAVSKSGLLEKDVTLDISLQLRDYLQEAGALVLMTREEDQDLADGDLQGIRNRKVQDLKRRVQLVNESDGDMFVSVHLNAIPSPKWRGAQTFYNRAIEENEPLAKFVQDEIRRNLENTNRSAKPIGSVYLLKRAQIPGVLIEVGFLSNPSEAELLETTEYQQKVAASIYQGILRYHTDEPIPSS
- the gerD gene encoding spore germination lipoprotein GerD, with the protein product MRKIVKLLIISTLFSVIVGCAAADDGGNNGSPDYESTKNMMVDMLKTDDGKQAVQEVISDEEVQKELIMDQALVKQTIQDTLTSEEGKQFWQETMQDPEFAKTFAETIQEENERLLKSLMKDPEYQAMMTDILKAPEMEEEFLEIMKTKEYRQQVMTVMSDAFESPFFTAKVNEILSKVAEEQMKKEDEGGEGEGSGDGGGGGS
- a CDS encoding YbaK family protein; translated protein: MTVITTFAEKQRKKRWLFERKVLRELSLKEISEGVKEHFKYLFPTQYLRHPFLEDPCIDIAIDAYLLGAEFSRFGYYGETMNQVRKRCFPDIHELISSLFELLQGWTYQADFVADSLFVAVETYVYHWWEKGFSEGEKRYRLRLH
- a CDS encoding BglG family transcription antiterminator, with the translated sequence MFITSREKAIIDLIVRTSKNHTVHTLASFLNVSVRTIQRDLKSVDKVLRQFELTLERTDHDRYFIKGKNEHIYRLMQHLTGVSPTDESPEKRKLSLLLILFHEGPTFKKQVLANQLGISSATLTTYMDDLAGWLSHSSIILTRKRGVGIELIGTEANKRHALASYFLVYFYEDLIESLYLMQKGDQIAEQVLGYFSPQYLAVVDQVVSQRLNKGQLKLIDSDYVGLIVHICIAIQRTENNFDLENKPQSDEERTYEHKLMEMICEKLQEKLSVEIIDSDIAFLTMILSGSKVGVEDVVYYDSILLSRMIQNVIQDVSSKLLVDLSDDFSLYQGLLAHMEPSIFRLKQKMDLFNPLTEEIKKKYPVLFIAVRQSLEKEFTDISFPDEEVAFIVLHFGSALLMNEENVRIKAVVVCPTGIGASKMLASRIKKELVEIAAIDILSIKDFQSANLNEYDIVISTIRLPFTDVDYILVSPLLSEKDIGFIRNYLQTNLESVTSKKQYLNPEKPQEAVTRRNQLNVNDLLQEIKDVHSSMDAILNNLRVYRLPDARDHWKVLRDMVGEAEEVGLVKNTDAVIKQLEERERKGGLGIPNTNMGLYHCSDESVQELLFQVAHLGQPSTIKGMDGEKIQMKTVLLMLAPKSMSSREKEILSIISTSLIESDATMIIYSSSNKAMIRKKLEDLFLDYLQNNLIKE
- a CDS encoding KinB-signaling pathway activation protein, which produces MNSRKVVYLFFSTLLVGSISGVIVGLVIDWSTYTGEGFMNFFVGLIWLLGISATFSLISQMGFFAYLTVHRLALGLFKSHRLWNRVQVLLIAFVIFDLVYFRYVAFATETETIFGYMITPAFLLIYGLIVAYLKSKDTHQGAFIPALFFIIVITTVEWVPALTVNDPKWLWLYFAPLLAANTWQLLILHRLTGVNQKEG
- a CDS encoding Mrp/NBP35 family ATP-binding protein encodes the protein MLTEGQVLDALKDVIDPDLNKSIVETDGIREMKIKDSNVSVKIALARTGTPEQMQLQQQIVNAVKGAGAESVGLRFEQLSDEEVKKHGGADTQSQPGGDSLLSEGTKTTFIAVTSGKGGVGKSTVSVNLATTLARLGKKVGIIDADIYGFSVPDMMGIEERPKVVGERIHPVERFGVKVISMGFFVEDNAPVIWRGPMLGKMLNNFFSEVEWGELDYLILDLPPGTGDVALDIHTMLPHSKEIIVTTPHATAAFVAARAGAMAIKTHHEILGVVENMSYFESKLTGEREYVFGQGGGERLSEELKTEVLGQIPLGQPEIDEKDFAPSVYGKEHPIGQIYSQIAERIIEKDQK
- a CDS encoding PTS mannitol transporter subunit IICBA → MAQSNIKVKVQKFGNFLSSMVLPNIGAFIAWGLITALFIPTGFFPNETLAALVGPMVTYLLPLLIGYTGGKLVHDQRGGVVGAIATMGVIVGAPDTPMFLGAMVMGPLGAYVIKKFDQAIEGKVRSGFEMLVNNFSAGILGGILAVLALLGVGPAVNAFTAVLVTGVDWLIDAGLLPLTSILIEPAKILFLNNAINHGVLTPIGLEQVQQAGKSILFLLESNPGPGLGVLLAFMLFGRGTAKQSAPGAAIIHFFGGIHEIYFPYVLMKPMLLVSVVAGGMSGVFTLVLLGGGLVAPASPGSILAITAVTPPEGMAYVANFAAVIVAGAVSFIISAIVLKTSKKQDEDINQAAQKMEQMKGKKSSVAGQVSAENPGKLPGEVNKIVFACDAGMGSSAMGASLLRKKVKEAGLDISVTNTAISNLPADAQVVITQEELTPRATSKLPDAYHISVDNFLSSPEYDKLIATLQGGITEEQAELVEESEKDAVDVEPNMDEDDDLLLEENIFIGQEFATKEEAIRFAGEALVKAGYVEDSYVDAMIEREGITTTYMGNNVAIPHGTEEAKKAVIKSGFTVIQVPNGVEFNGEKAKMIFGIAGKDGTHLEILSGIAVICSEQENVDQMVQAKTAKELKDIINSK
- the pdaB gene encoding polysaccharide deacetylase family sporulation protein PdaB; this translates as MKFIWVWNGKKIKQLSIILIAAFFTAGLLYVERDQLMVFSTSEGPQAFYKADIEEKKIALTFNISWGDNRTLPILDVLKDRDVENTTFFLSGAWAERHPDVVERIVEDGHEVGNHGFQYKDYPGWDDQKIRRDIRTSHDILSEMIDDNPTLLRPPNGNFDKDVLNLADAEGYTIAHWSIDSKDYTNPGVDQIVDNVLQQVDPGEVILMHASDSVKQTHKALPIIIDQLKNEGYEFVTISELIASTDTKTEEID
- a CDS encoding mannitol-1-phosphate 5-dehydrogenase translates to MKQTVHFGAGNIGRGFIGALFSQSNYHVTFIDIAEQIINKLNEENSYQVKLATEQEEVMQVDHVSGLNNMTQENEVVKTIQDATYVTTAIGPDILPRIAPLIARGIAERVVKTEEKLYVIACENQIGATDILKKHILDHLNEEIKGLLEGRVYFFNSAVDRIVPIQNQDSLDVLVEPYYEWVVETKESIPPVKGMKIVEDLAPFIERKLFTVNTGHAVIAYLGYIEGKETIDKTLADPEIANQVEETLKETGAYLIKRYAMDEVEHLSYINKNIDRFKNPYLNDSVTRVGRAPIRKLGPEDRLVRPITEAYKEGLSYSNLAKAIAAALMFDDPEDKQAVELQGMIEENGVAAVLKSVSNLNEDSEITKEVIRQYEILKG